One part of the Nymphaea colorata isolate Beijing-Zhang1983 chromosome 8, ASM883128v2, whole genome shotgun sequence genome encodes these proteins:
- the LOC116259150 gene encoding nudix hydrolase 7-like isoform X2, which translates to MSVPTTSQEEVEVLVGEEDLYDGVTVTIKEQIDVGVFVAKLRASLTKWKEQRKKGIWLNIPCDCAKLVPAAIEEGFRYHHAEPTYLMLVKWLPDTPNVLPIYATHRLGIGAVVINNKKEVLVVQEKAGYFKGSGVWKLPTGVVEEGEDISTGAKREVMEETGIEAEFVEILGFRESHKAHFNKKSDLFFVCMLEPKTYAIVKQDSEIADAQIGKLQAELMPNVILSI; encoded by the exons ATGTCGGTCCCAACTACCTCACAGGAAGAGGTTGAGGTACTAGTTGGGGAGGAGGATCTCTATGATGGAGTCACTGTTACGATCAAGGAGCAGATCGATGTTGGTGTTTTTGTAGCAAAACTTAGAGCATCGCTAACCAAATGGAAGGAACAg AGGAAGAAAGGAATCTGGCTTAACATTCCATGCGACTGTGCGAAGCTTGTTCCTGCAGCCATTGAG GAAGGATTTCGGTACCACCATGCAGAGCCCACCTATTTAATGCTTGTAAAGTGGCTCCCTGACACTCCAAATGTTCTGCCTATATATGCTACACACCGACTTGGTATCGGCGCTGTTGTCATTAACAACAAAAAGGAG GTTCTAGTGGTCCAAGAAAAGGCTGGCTATTTCAAGGGTTCTGGTGTTTGGAAACTTCCTACTGGTGTTGTTGAAGAG GGGGAGGATATATCTACTGGGGCTAAAAGAGAAGTGATGGAAGAAACAGGG ATTGAGGCTGAGTTTGTGGAAAttcttggattcag AGAAAGTCACAAAGCCCATTTCAACAAAAAGTCTGATCTCTTCTTCGTATGTATGTTGGAGCCCAAGACATATGCTATCGTGAAGCAAGACTCTGAAATTGCAGATGCTCAG ATAGGAAAATTGCAAGCAGAATTGATGCCAAATGTCATCTTATCCATATAA
- the LOC116259221 gene encoding nudix hydrolase 7-like, with product MRWTSIFSCSGNSLTQAFRWLIIACSLALLASDPRSFEVIYGGRMSTLASSVEEVMEVLIGEEDRYDGVTVKIKEHMEVGVFASRLRASMSRWKQQGKKGVWLNISLTFVDFVPVAVQEGFWYHHAEPTHLMLVNWLPSTPHTLPIYATHRLGVGAVVINNNKEVLVVQEKSGHFRGSGVWKIPTGVVEEGEDVFAAAEREVKEETGVEVEFVEIIGFRESHKAHFNKKSDLFFICILEPKSSDILKQDSEILDAQWMPVEEYAAQPFIQKRESMKKIAEMILSKTSKNYAGFAHTSVRSSSSVHSLYLNNKELLN from the exons ATGCGTTGGACGTCGATCTTTTCCTGCTCCGGCAACTCGTTAACTCAAGCTTTTCGTTGGTTGATCATTGCCTGCTCTCTGGCGCTTTTAG CAAGCGATCCAAGGTCCTTTGAGGTCATATACGGTGGTAGGATGTCGACGTTGGCAAGTTCAGTAGAAGAGGTAATGGAAGTGCTGATTGGGGAGGAAGATAGGTACGATGGGGTGACAGTGAAGATAAAGGAGCATATGGAGGTTGGGGTGTTTGCCTCCAGACTTAGAGCTTCGATGTCCCGATGGAAACAGCAG GGAAAGAAAGGAGTTTGGCTCAACATTTCTCTCACATTTGTGGACTTTGTTCCTGTTGCAGTGCAG GAAGGATTTTGGTACCACCATGCGGAGCCAACTCATTTGATGCTTGTGAATTGGCTCCCCAGCACCCCTCATACTCTGCCAATCTATGCCACACACAGACTTGGAGTTGGTGCTGTTGTCATAAACAATAACAAAGAG GTGCTGGTGGTTCAAGAGAAGTCTGGCCATTTCAGAGGTTCTGGTGTATGGAAAATTCCTACTGGGGTTGTTGAAGAG GGTGAGGATGTGTTTGCTGCAGCTGAAAGAGAAGTGAAGGAGGAAACCGGG GTTGAAGTAGAATTTGTAGAAATCATTGGGTTCAG GGAAAGTCACAAAGCTCACTTCAACAAGAAATCTGATCTGTTTTTCATATGTATCTTGGAGCCGAAGTCATCGGATATTCTAAAGCAAGATTCAGAAATTCTGGATGCCCAG TGGATGCCCGTTGAGGAATACGCTGCACAACCCTTCATCCAGAAACGTGAATCAATGAAGAAGATTGCTGAAATGATCTTGTCAAAGACTAGCAAAAACTATGCAGGATTTGCTCATACGAGTGTTCGCTCCAGCTCCTCTGTGCACTCATTATACCTCAATAACAAGGAATTACTAAATTAG
- the LOC116258424 gene encoding nudix hydrolase 7-like, whose translation MKIEKVPYCFGYRNSIWLSFFCYHNLASDPRSFEVTYGGRMSTLASSVEEEVMEVLSGEEDRYDGVTVKIEEHMEVGVFASRLRASMSRWKQQGKKGVWLNIPLTFVGCVPVAVQEGFWYHHAEPTYLMLVNWLPSTPHTLPIYATHRLGVGSVVINSKKEVLVVQEKSGHFRGSGVWKIPTGVVEEGEDVFAAAEREVKEETGVEVEFVEIIGFRESHKAHFNKKSDLFFICILKPKSSDILKQDSEILDAQWMPVEEYAAQSFVQKRESMKKIAEMILSTTSKNYAGFAHMSVRSSSSVHSLYLNDKELLN comes from the exons atgaaaattgaaaaggtgCCATATTGTTTTGGATATAGAAATTCAATTTggttatcttttttttgttatcataATCTAGCAAGCGATCCAAGGTCCTTTGAGGTCACATACGGTGGTAGGATGTCGACGTTGGCAAGTTCAGTAGAAGAAGAGGTTATGGAAGTGCTCAGTGGGGAGGAAGATAGGTACGATGGGGTGACAGTGAAGATCGAGGAGCATATGGAGGTTGGGGTGTTTGCCTCCAGACTTAGAGCTTCCATGTCCCGATGGAAACAGCAG GGGAAGAAAGGAGTTTGGCTCAACATTCCTCTCACATTTGTGGGCTGTGTTCCTGTTGCAGTGCAG GAAGGATTTTGGTATCACCATGCAGAGCCAACTTATTTGATGCTTGTGAACTGGCTCCCCAGCACCCCTCATACTCTACCAATTTATGCCACACACAGACTTGGTGTTGGATCTGTTGTCATAAACAGCAAAAAAGAG GTGTTGGTGGTCCAAGAGAAGTCTGGCCATTTCAGAGGTTCTGGTGTATGGAAGATTCCTACTGGAGTCGTCGAGGAG GGTGAGGATGTGTTTGCTGCAGCTGAAAGAGAAGTGAAGGAGGAAACCGGG GTTGAAGTTGAATTTGTAGAAATCATTGGGTTCAG GGAAAGTCACAAAGCCCACTTCAACAAGAAATCTGATCTGTTTTTCATATGTATCTTGAAGCCGAAGTCATCGGATATTCTAAAGCAAGATTCAGAAATTCTGGATGCCCAG TGGATGCCCGTTGAGGAATACGCTGCACAATCCTTTGTCCAGAAACGTGAATCAATGAAGAAGATTGCTGAAATGATATTGTCAACGACTAGCAAAAACTATGCAGGATTTGCTCATATGAGTGTTCGCTCCAGCTCCTCTGTGCACTCATTATACCTCAATGACAAGGAATTACTGAATTAG
- the LOC116259150 gene encoding nudix hydrolase 7-like isoform X1: MSVPTTSQEEVEVLVGEEDLYDGVTVTIKEQIDVGVFVAKLRASLTKWKEQRKKGIWLNIPCDCAKLVPAAIEEGFRYHHAEPTYLMLVKWLPDTPNVLPIYATHRLGIGAVVINNKKEVLVVQEKAGYFKGSGVWKLPTGVVEEGEDISTGAKREVMEETGIEAEFVEILGFRESHKAHFNKKSDLFFVCMLEPKTYAIVKQDSEIADAQWMPVEEYASQPYVQKHESLNIVANMVLAKTNSSYRGFGVTSPSSSSSTKKHNFYLNNSTEN, translated from the exons ATGTCGGTCCCAACTACCTCACAGGAAGAGGTTGAGGTACTAGTTGGGGAGGAGGATCTCTATGATGGAGTCACTGTTACGATCAAGGAGCAGATCGATGTTGGTGTTTTTGTAGCAAAACTTAGAGCATCGCTAACCAAATGGAAGGAACAg AGGAAGAAAGGAATCTGGCTTAACATTCCATGCGACTGTGCGAAGCTTGTTCCTGCAGCCATTGAG GAAGGATTTCGGTACCACCATGCAGAGCCCACCTATTTAATGCTTGTAAAGTGGCTCCCTGACACTCCAAATGTTCTGCCTATATATGCTACACACCGACTTGGTATCGGCGCTGTTGTCATTAACAACAAAAAGGAG GTTCTAGTGGTCCAAGAAAAGGCTGGCTATTTCAAGGGTTCTGGTGTTTGGAAACTTCCTACTGGTGTTGTTGAAGAG GGGGAGGATATATCTACTGGGGCTAAAAGAGAAGTGATGGAAGAAACAGGG ATTGAGGCTGAGTTTGTGGAAAttcttggattcag AGAAAGTCACAAAGCCCATTTCAACAAAAAGTCTGATCTCTTCTTCGTATGTATGTTGGAGCCCAAGACATATGCTATCGTGAAGCAAGACTCTGAAATTGCAGATGCTCAG TGGATGCCAGTTGAGGAATATGCTTCGCAACCCTATGTCCAGAAGCACGAGTCCTTGAACATTGTTGCTAACATGGTCCTGGCAAAGACTAATAGCAGCTACAGAGGATTTGGGGTTACCAGTCCCTCGTCCAGCTCCTCTACCAAAAAACACAACTTCTACCTCAACAACAGCACAGAAAACTGA
- the LOC116259609 gene encoding metal transporter Nramp5-like: MNAKEEPEMTGISHGGQVSGEAEAMKTLEREATSSKGKSTSRAPSAKDDLEANEYQKPEHGDKPEHLPENHRPGWKRLISHIGPAFLVCMAFIDPGSVETLFQTASQNQYQLLWVILLGFILVFLVQSLAANLGVVTGMHLAEHYRLEYPKYLNYCFWIIAEAAVIGADISEVIGTAFALDILLHIPVGVGILLTGLIPFIIVGLQKYGFRKVEMALAMVVFVIAACFVGKRPYMKPKPSEVFKGFIPGFKNRDTVANGIAFLELLSCPLVLTRRPPQSVKGINDACRYFGIESAPPMALALFIKIVAVVVAGSISFASSTSPASAAARKDLTLYNAAILLKDVLGKWSRLVYGISILASAQRSALTVGCSGQYVTQTNPGIMFWILRAIYGDLLELYRFMDAANLGGVISSTDNRLPSKEDEEMDHNSCDKRSCNPTKLDSCSSWRSISLRSTNHHIISMYFRYPPSECQDTMMLSFELPFTILPLLRFTSSRKKMRSYKNHIAVIIAAWILGLCAVGINVYYLSVGFVEWLVNNKLPKAASVIIGITVFPIMIVYLVTAVYVIFKKADVTTDKTPPPLPMATRKDSMGQTIEEEEEIPHREDLVEMAESQ, encoded by the exons ATGAACGCAAAAGAAGAGCCAGAGATGACAGGAATTAGTCATGGAGGTCAAGTATCGGGTGAGGCTGAAGCGATGAAGACTCTCGAGAGGGAAGCTACTTCCTCAAAGGGGAAGAGTACCAGCAGAGCTCCTTCGGCGAAAGACGATCTAGAGGCTAACGAGTATCAGAAGCCTGAGCACGGCGACAAACCAGAGCATCTGCCTGAg AACCACAGGCCAGGATGGAAGAGGCTGATCTCACATATCGGACCTGCATTCCTCGTTTGCATGGCTTTTATAGATCCCGGAAGCG TGGAAACATTGTTCCAAACTGCATCACAAAATCAGTACCAG TTGCTATGGGTTATCCTTCTTGGGTTCATCCTGGTTTTCTTAGTCCAGTCTCTTGCAGCCAATCTTGGAGTAGTAACAG GAATGCATCTTGCAGAGCATTATAGGCTTGAATACCCCAAATATTTGAATTATTGCTTCTGGATAATTGCTGAGGCTGCTGTTATAGGAGCTGACATATCAGAAG TCATTGGAACAGCCTTTGCTCTCGACATATTGCTGCATATTCCCGTCGGGGTTGGTATTCTGCTTACAGGCTTGATTCCATTTATTATTGTTGGACTGCAAAAATATGGG TTCCGGAAGGTGGAAATGGCGCTGGCAATGGTGGTGTTCGTGATAGCTGCGTGCTTCGTTGGGAAGCGTCCATACATGAAGCCCAAGCCTTCGGAGGTGTTTAAAGGCTTCATCCCTGGATTTAAGAATCGAGACACCGTAGCTAATGGCATTGCCTTCTTAGAGCTCTTATCATGCC CATTGGTTCTCACAAGAAGACCTCCTCAGTCTGTCAAAGGAATAAat GATGCCTGCCGATATTTCGGCATAGAGAGTGCACCACCAATGGCCCTGGCCCTATTCATCAAAATCGTTGCCGTCGTTGTCGCTGGAAGCATAAGCTTTGCAAGTAGTACCTCGCCGGCATCAGCAGCTGCACGCAAGGACCTTACTCTATACAATGCGGCCATCTTATTGAAG GATGTATTAGGAAAATGGAGCAGACTAGTCTATGGCATCTCAATATTGGCATCAGCACAACGCTCTGCTCTTACTGTTGGATGTTCTGGGCAATATGTCACGCAA ACCAATCCCGGCATCATGTTTTGGATCCTCAGGGCCATCTATGGAGATCTCTTGGAACTGTATAGATTCATGGATGCCGCCAACTTGGGTGGTGTTATTTCATCTACAGACAACA GGCTTCCttcaaaagaagatgaagaaatggaTCACAACAGTTGTGACAAGAGGAGCTGCAATCCTACCAAGCTTGATAGCTGCTCTAGTTGGAGGTCCATCAGCTTGCGCTCGACTaatcatcatatcatcagtATGTATTTCAGATATCCTCCATCTGAATGCCAAGACACA ATGATGCTCTCCTTTGAGCTCCCATTTACCATACTGCCCCTCCTCAGGTTCACCAGCAGCAGGAAGAAGATGCGTTCATACAAGAACCATATAGCT GTGATAATTGCAGCATGGATACTTGGATTATGTGCAGTAGGAATCAATGTTTACTATCTAAGCGTAGGCTTTGTTGAGTGGCTGGTCAACAACAAGTTGCCAAAGGCTGCGTCAGTGATAATAGGGATCACGGTGTTCCCCATTATGATTGTCTACCTTGTAACAGCCGTCTATGTTATCTTCAAGAAGGCTGATGTAACCACAGACAAGACGCCGCCGCCACTGCCAATGGCAACCAGAAAGGACTCCATGGGCCAGAccattgaggaagaagaggagatacCACACAGAGAGGATCTTGTAGAGATGGCGGAGAGTCAATAA